ATTTCTAGTAAACCAATGGGTGCAGGAATCGGTAAAGGGTTATCAGAAGAAATTAATGCAAAAACTAGATGGTTCATTTTGGGGTCACCTCTTTATCATTTTCCAATTCTGTTACAATATAAGTAGCTAATGCTTCAATTTCTTCTTCTGTCCCCATAAATGGTGGCATTGCTACTTGTGCATAATGCATATTAGGAATAAAGGACATAATGGCTTGCTTATCCCAACCTTTCATTCTAGTAGCTAATGCTCGTGTATCTCGCCATCCATCAATCGTATGACAAGTAATACATTGACCAACGAAAACGTCTCGGCCAGCTTCAACCATATTGTTGTTAGTTACTTCTTTTTCTTTTGCCCATGTTGCATTTGCTAGATAACCTTCTTTTTTCAGTGTTTCTTCATCTTTTGCTAACATTCCGTTTGCGTACATATAATTATAAATAATGTAAGGCTTTCTAACGCTCTCTCTTACAACTTCAAATTCCCCAATAAATCCGATTGAAGAAAACATGACTGCAATTGATAGCATCCACGGAACGTTTTTTGGACTTTTAACGAGCCATACTAAGAAAATAAGAAGGATACTAAAACCTAAAATATTGAGACTTTTGAAAATGACCTCAGACATGCCTGTCGACCAAACAATCATGTTATAGGCTTCAGTTGGGATGGCCCATAAATACCATAATCCCGTTATAAAAGTGAGTGGTAAGGCGATAGCACCCCCAAATGCAAACACTCGAAAGACTTCTGTTCGTAACGCTTTATCTTTAATGCGCCAACGAATGAAAAATGATACTAATGAGATAGCTAGCATAATTGCTAAAAACATCCGGAATCCGAGTGAAGGGAAGTAAGTTGGGTTGAGAAAGGCATTCCAAAATGAAAATGTGTCAATCCAACGTCCCGGCGTTAATTTTGCGGCTAAGACACCTGTAATGATTACCATTGTTACCCATGAAGCAATACTAAGTGCGACCCCCAACATAATATGCTTTCGCTTACGTTCTCCCTCTTTCCATTTATCCCAAGTATAGTAATAGATGATAAGAATAATCA
This DNA window, taken from Lysinibacillus sp. FSL M8-0337, encodes the following:
- a CDS encoding c-type cytochrome → MNFPSVDYTWFGNGTVIALIAIIHVIISHGVAIGTSVLVVSTEYRAMKRKNEALDQVAKTMLKWVLIITTTMGAMTGVGIWFSTTVIQPDSISSLLRIFFWAWVVEWGAFISEVIILIIYYYTWDKWKEGERKRKHIMLGVALSIASWVTMVIITGVLAAKLTPGRWIDTFSFWNAFLNPTYFPSLGFRMFLAIMLAISLVSFFIRWRIKDKALRTEVFRVFAFGGAIALPLTFITGLWYLWAIPTEAYNMIVWSTGMSEVIFKSLNILGFSILLIFLVWLVKSPKNVPWMLSIAVMFSSIGFIGEFEVVRESVRKPYIIYNYMYANGMLAKDEETLKKEGYLANATWAKEKEVTNNNMVEAGRDVFVGQCITCHTIDGWRDTRALATRMKGWDKQAIMSFIPNMHYAQVAMPPFMGTEEEIEALATYIVTELENDKEVTPK